Genomic window (Sphingomonas sp. S1-29):
CTTGCGGGGGAGGATTTGAAGGGGCGGTTGTCTGGTTAGTCGTTCAGGCTGCGCTTGAACGTCTCGGGCAGCCAGATCAGCCCGATGACCACCGTCAGCGACGCGACCACGATCGGGTACCACAGGCCGTAGGTGATATCCCCCGTCGCCGCGACCATCGCGAAGGCTACCGTCGGCAGGAAGCCGCCGAACCAGCCATTGCCGATATGATAGGGCAGCGACATCGAGGTGTAGCGGATCCGCGTCGGGAACAATTCGACCAGCAACGCCGCGATCGGGCCGTAGACCATGGTCACCAGGAAGACGAGCGCGAACAGGATCGCGACCACCGTCACCCGGTCGATCTGCGCCGGATCTGCCTTGGCGGGATAGCCCGCAGTCGCCAGCCCGGCCTTCACCTCGTTCTGGAACGCGGTGATCGCGGCTGCCCGCTCGGGGCCGCTCACCGTCGCCGGATCGGGCGAGGTGAACACCGTCTCGCCGATGCGGATCTGCGCCACGGTGCCCGCAGGCCCCTCGACATTGTTGTAGTCGAGGCCGTTCTTGGCCAGATACGCCTTGGCGATGTCGCAGCTGGTGCTGTCGAACTTGTTCTTGCCCACCGGATCGAACTGGAACGAGCATTCATTCTCGTGCGCCAGCACGGTGATCGGGGCAGCCGCGGTGGCGCGCGCCAACGCCGGGTTGGCCGCGTCGGTCAGCGCACCGAACAGCGGGAAGTACAGGATCGCCGCCAATGCGCAGCCGCTGAGGATGATCGGCTTGCGACCGATCTTGTCCGACAGCCAGCCGAAGAACACGAAGAACGGCGTCGCCAGCGCCAGCGCGATCGCGATCATGATGTTCGCGCTCGCGCCATCGACCTTCATCGTGCGTTCGAGGAAGAAGAGCGCATAGAATTGGCCGGTGTACCAGACCACGCCCTGCCCCGCGACCGCGCCGAACAGCGCGATCAGCACCCATTTGCCGTTGCTCCACGTCCCGAACGCTTCGGTCAGCGGTGCCTTCGACGTGGCACCTTCGTCCTTCATCTTCTGGAAGACCGGGCTTTCGGCGAGCTGCAAGCGGATCCACAACGATACCGCCAGCAGGAAGATCGAGATCAGGAACGGCACGCGCCAGCCCCAGGCAGCGAAGGCTTCCTCGCCCATCGCGGTGCGCAGCCCGATGACGACCAGCAAGGCCGCGAACAGCCCCATCGTCGCGGTCGTCTGGATCCAGCTGGTGAACAGCCCGCGCTTGCCCGGCGGGGCATGCTCGGCGACATAGGTCGCCGCGCCGCCATATTCGCCGCCCAGCGCGAGGCCCTGGATCAGTCGCAGCGCCACCAGGATGATCGGCGCGGCAACGCCGATCGAGGCATAGCTTGGCAACAGCCCCACCGCGAAGGTCGACAGGCCCATCAGCCCCATCGTCACCAGAAACGTGTTCTTGCGCCCTACCAGATCGCCGATCCGCCCGAACACCAACGCGCCGAACGGCCGCACCGCAAAGCCGGCAGCAAACGCCGCCAGCGCCAGGATAAAGCCCGTCGTCTCGTTCACGCCCGAAAAGAATTGCGCGGTGATATAGGCTGCGAGCAGGCCATAGAGGTAGAAGTCGTACCATTCGAAAACGGTGCCCAGCGACGACGCCGCGATCACCAGTTTCTCGTTCTGCTTCACCGACATTTTGCCCGGTGGCACCTCGTCATATGTCGTCGCCATGCACCCTCTCCCTGTGGTGAATTAGAAGCCGTATTTGATCGCGAATTCGATGCGATCGAGCGCACCGGTGTCGCCATTGAGCAATTCGCGGACGCCGTGACGATATTCGACGCCGACATCGAAACCCTTGGCGGGCGTCCAGAACAGATTGGCCGCGCCGCTATACGCCTTGGCATTGGCCAGGCCGGTGACGATCAGCCCGTCGGGATACTGCGCCGATTGGTAGCTGCCGGTAAAGGTCGATCGGATCGTCGGCGTCCAGCCGAGCTTCACCGCCGCGAAGCCCGCAAAATTGTCGATCACCTCGAGCTGGCCGCCCGGCCCGGCATAGAGCGCGTCGGGGACATAGCCGAGGCCCAGATAGCGGCCGATGCCCTGGCCATAGGTCGCCATGAAGCGGATATCGCTGCCATTGGCACCGATCGGTACCTTGCCCGATCCCGAGACGCCCCAGCCGAATGCGCTGTCGCCGACGCCCAGGGCATCGACACGCAGTTCGCGCGCGATCGCGGCGATCGCGAAGTCGCCGAACGCGGGTTTCAGGTTGAGCCGCGCGACCAGATCGGGCGCGCGATCGTCGTCGGTGTCGACCAACGCCGCGTTGCCCGGCAGCGCGGTTTCGCTCTGCGGATTCTCGATCGCCAGCTGCAGGTTCGCGCTCTTCGACAGCGGCACGGTGTAGCGGATCAGCGCCTGGCGGTTGAACACCGTGCCTTCGAGCGGGCCGACGAAATCGGTGCTTTCGGGCAGCACACCGACATTCTGGAAGGTCGACCATTCCTGCCCGACCAGCAAATTGCCATATTCGATGAAGCCGCGGCGGAACGTCGGCACATAGGGGTTGGTCGCGCGCTGCGCCCCCACCGGTGCGGTCGCGAGGGCAAAGTCGAACTCGACCAACGTCTTGATGTCGACGCCGCCGACCGGGGTCGACGAGCTCAGCACGATCCGCGACTGGCGCGCCGACAGCAGCAGATCCTCGCTCGCAAAGCCGCCGCCGACCGGAATCTGCTGCGGCAGGTAGAATTCCTTGCCGAGCCCGCCGACCGCAACCTCGCCGTCGCTGTAGCGGCTGGCGATGGTGTTCAGCCGGACGAAGCCGTTGAGCTTCACCGTCGTGTTGCCGACGCGAAACCCATCGGCGGGCGGTGCCGAGGCCACCGCGACATCGCCCTGCGACGATCCGGCGGCGCGCGTAACCTGTACGTTCGTCCCCGGCGGCGGCGGCGCCGAGGCGACGTTTGCCTGCGGCATGGGTACGGCGGCGCCCGTCGCCGGCGCTGCGCGCGCCGACTGCAATTCGCTGCGTAGCAGCGCCACCGCTTCCTCCAGCTGGCGCAGCCGCTCTTCCAACTGCACCTCGCGCGCCGTCTGCGCATTGGCGCTGCCTGCGCTCATCGAAAGGACCGCGGCACCCGCCAGCAATGTACTTTTGTAGCGAAGCATCCGAACTCTCCCGAACAACCGGCCCGCGCTCATGGCGCACGCTCTAGTTATAGCCGTTAGGATCGCCCCCCTGACGAACATGCGATAGTTAGACCTTCGTCGATGCCTCCGGGCGCCCCTGCGACCTATGTCTGGGGTGCGCAAAGCCCGCGAAGCGGGTATTTGCGGAGGAAACAAGCAGAGAGGAGCCGCATATGAGCCAGGCCATCCACCGCGTGCCCGCCGAATGGGCGGCAACCGCGAAGATCGACGCCGCGGGCTATGCCGAGCGCTACGAACGCTCGATCACCGATCCCGACGGCTTCTGGCGCGACGAGGCCAAGCGGCTCGACTGGATCGAGCCCTTCACGCGCGTCAAGGAAACGTCGTTCGCCGAAGCCGATTTCGGCATCAAATGGTTCGCCGACGGCAAGCTCAACGTCTCGGCCAACTGCCTAGATCGCCATCTCGCCGAACGCGGCGACGCGATCGCGATCCTGTGGGAGCCCGACACCCCCGGCGAGGCGCGGCGCATCACCTATCGCGAATTGCACGCCGAAGTCTGCCGCTTCGCCAACATTCTCAAGGACAATGGCGTCGGGCGCGGCGACCGCGTGACGCTGTACATGCCGATGATCCCCGAAGCCGCGATGGCGATGCTCGCCTGCACGCGGATCGGCGCGATCCATTCGATCGTGTTCGGCGGCTTTTCGGCCGATGCGCTCGCCGGGCGTATTCAGGATTGCGACAGCACCTTGGTGATCACCGCCGACGAGGGGCTGCGCAGCGGCAAGGCGATCCCGCTCAAGGCCAATCTCGACGAAGCGCTCAAGCGCTGCTCCTCGGTCCAGAAGGTCGTCGTCGTCCGCCGCACCGGCGGCGCGGTGACGATGCAGGAAGGGCGCGACCTCTGGTATCACGAAGCGCTCGAGACGGCATCGGCCGATTGCGCGCCTGAAGCGATGGGCGCCGAAGACCCGTTGTTCATCCTCTACACCAGCGGATCGACCGGCCAGCCCAAGGGCGTACTGCACACCACCGGTGGCTATCTGGTATGGGCGTCGATGACCCACGACTATGTCTTCGATTATCGCCCCGGCGAGGTATATTGGTGCGCCGCCGATGTCGGCTGGGTCACCGGCCACACCTATGTCGTCTACGGGCCGCTCGCCAACGGCGCGACCACGGTGATGTTTGAAGGCGTGCCCAATTGGCCCGATCCGAGCCGGTTTTGGGAAGTGGTGGATAAGTTCGGGGTCAACATCTTCTACGCCGCGCCCACCGCGCTGCGCGCGTTGATGCGCGAGGGCGACGACTATGTGACCCGCACCGATCGCTCGTCGCTGCGGCTGCTCGGCAGCGTCGGCGAACCGATCAATCCCGAGGCGTGGGACTGGTATCACCGCGTCGTCGGCGACGGCCGCTGCCCGATCGTCGACACCTGGTGGCAGACCGAGACCGGCGGCGCGATGATCTCGCCGTTGCCCGGCGCGACCGACCTCAAGCCCGGATCGGCGACCAAGCCGCTGTTCGGCGTCCAGCCGCAACTCGTCGATACCGAGGGCAAGGTCCTCGACGGCGCGACCGAGGGGTGCCTGGTCATCACCGACAGCTGGCCGGGGCAGATGCGTACCGTCTGGGGTGATCACGACCGCTTCTTCCAGACCTATTTCACCACCTTCCCCGGCAAATATTTCACCGGTGACGGCGCGCGGCGCGACGCCGATGGCGATTACTGGATCACCGGGCGGATCGACGACGTCATCAACGTCAGCGGCCACCGGATGGGCACCGCCGAGGTCGAAAGCGCGCTGGTGGCGCATGCCAAGGTCGCCGAAGCCGCGGTGGTGGGGATGCCGCATCCGGTGAAGGGCCAGGGCATCTATGCCTATGTCACGCTCAACGCCAACGTCCCCGACAGCGAGGAGCTGCGCAAGGAATTGTCGCAGTGGGTGCGCCGCGAGATCGGCCCGATCGCGACCCCCGACGTCATCCAGTTCGCGCCGGGGCTGCCCAAGACGCGGTCGGGCAAGATCATGCGCCGCATCCTGCGCAAGATCGCCGAGGGCGATATCGGGTCGCTCGGCGATACCTCGACGCTCGCCGACCCCGCGGTGGTCGATAATCTGATCGAGAACCGTCCGATGGTTCCTGCATGAATCGAACGATCCTCGTCGCCGACGACCATCCGCTGTTCCGCCAGGCGCTGATCCTGGCGATCGAGCGGGTGGCGCCCGAGGCGAGGATCGTCGAGGCGGGCACGCTCGCGCGCGCCGCCGAGCTTGCGGCGACGGCCGAGGATCTGGCGCTGGTGCTGCTCGACCTGAAGATGCCCGGCGCCGAGGGGTTTTCGGGTGTCGCGCTGCTCCACGCCGAACGCCCCGGCGTGCCGATCCTGGTGGTGTCGAGCGCCGGCGGGCTCGCGGTGGCGCACGAGGCCTGCCGCTTCGGCGCGGTCGGCTTCATCGGAAAGGACCGCCCGCTCGAGGACATCGAAGCCGCGATCGCCGACGCGCTGGCGGGCAAGGCAATCACTGGCCCCGCCGACCCCGAGATCGACGCGGTCGCCGAAAAGGTCGCCGGGCTCACGCCGATGCAGTTGAAGGTGCTGCTGGGCGTGCTGCACGGCCGGCTGAACAAGCAGATCGCCTATGACCTGTCGATCAGCGAGGCGACGGTGAAGGCGCACATGACCGCGGTGCTGCGCAAGCTCGACGTGCAAAACCGCACCCAGGCGGTGCTGGCGGCGCGCGCGCTGGGGCTCGGGATTACGCACTGAATTCGAGCGAACGGCATAGCGCCGTTCGTTTCGAGCGTAGTCGAGAAGCCGCCACGCAGCGCAGAACCCCGTTTCTCGACTTCGCTCGAAACGAACGGGTGCGGTTAGGGTCCCCGCACCCTCACTCCGCCGCCCGCGCGCCTTCACCTTCCGCGATCCACCCCGCCAGCGTCGCCGCCGCCAGCGGCTTCGCCAGCACCGTGACGCCAACCCCATGCGCCTTGGCCGACGTCACCGCCGAGGCATCGGCGGTTACCAGCGCCGCGCGCAGCCCGGGCCGCAGCCGCCGGAGCGCGGCGATCGTCGCCAGCCCGTCGGGGCCGTCGCCCAAATGGAAGTCGACCAGCGCCAGGCTCGCCTCGCCGAGCGCCACCGCCGCGCTCGCGGCATCGCGCGCGATCGCCACGCGGTGGCCATCGGCTTCGAGCAGCGCGCGCATCGCGTCGAGAATGTCGGGATCGTCGTCGACCACCAGGATCGCATGCCGCCGTTCGCCGATCGTCGCAGGCAGGCGCAACGTCGCCGCGACCGGCTGCGCCTGCGAACGCGGCAGCACCACCCCGAACGCGCTCCCGCGCCCGACGTGCGAGCGCAGCGTCACCTCGGCACCGAGCAACCGCGCGGTCCGCTCGACGATCGCCAGGCCAAGGCCGATCCCGCCCTCGCCGCCGGTCCCGAGCCGCTCGAACTCGCGGAAGATCGCCGCGCGCTTGTCGTCGGGAATCCCGTGGCCGGTGTCGATCACCTCGATCGCGATTCGGCCCCCGCGCCGCCTTGCGCCCACCAGCACCCCGCCGGAATCGGTGTAGCGGATCGCGTTCGACACGAAATTCTGCAGGATCGATCGCAGCAGCACCGGATCGGTCGCGACCGTCCCCGTTCCCGCCCCCAACGCGATCCGCAGCCCCTTTTCGGCGGCAAGCGGGCGAAACCCCTCGACCACGTCGCTCAGCAGCGGGCGAACGTCGATCGCCTCGGGCACGGGCTCGATCCCGCCTGCGTCGAGCTTGGAGATATCGAGCAGCGCGCGCAGCAATTGCTCGGCGGCGGCGATCGACTTGTCGACCCGCTCGACCAGCCGGTGCGCGCCGGTCTCGCGGCCCAGCGCCGCGCTGAACAGCCGCGCGGCGTGGAGCGGCTGCAACAGATCGTGGCTCGCCGCCGCCAGGAAGCGCGTCTTGTCGCGCGTCGCCAGCGCCAGTTGTTCGTTGAGCCGGGTCAGCTCGGCGGTCCGCTCGGTCACCCGCGCCTCGAGCTCGGCGCGCGCGCGCGCTTCGGTGGTGGTGTCGGTGAAGCACATCACATACCCGCCGCCGGGCATCGGCCCGCCCACGGTCTTGAGCACGCGGCCATCGGGGCGGGTGCGCTCGAAGCTGTGCACCTCGCCGCGCTGCAGATGCCCCAGCCGCCGCGCGACATGCGCCTCGACCTCGCCCGGCCCGCAATCGCCGCGGATCGCGTTCCAGCGGATCAGGTCGGCGACCGGCGCGCCGACATGCACCAGCCCCTCGGGATAGCCGAACAGCTCGAGATAGCGCGTATTCCACGCCACCAGCCGTTGCTCGCCATCGACCACGCTGACGCCGGGGTCGATATGCTCGAGCGTCGCCGCCAGCAGTCCCTTCGAAAATTGCAGGCTCTGCCCGCTTTCGTCGAGCATCCGCGCGACATCCTCATGCCCCAGCCGCTCGCCCGCCAGCGCCGACGCCATCAGCGCGCGCGCCGAGGGGGCGCCGACCACGCCTGCGACCAGCCGTTCGGCGCGCCTGGCATCCTCGCGCGCGATCGGCCGCGCCTGCGGCGGCCCCAGCGTCTCGGCGGCGCGCCCTTCGCCGACGAAGCGCCCGACGAAGGCCGACAGCGCCGCCATGTCCTCGACCTGGCCTACCGCAGCGCGCGCGAACAGGCGCGGGCGCTTGGGCGCCTTGCGCGCGGCGACCAGCGCGAGCAGCAGCAGGTTCGCGCCCAGGCTCCACGCGACGCCGTGCACCAGCGGCCCGGCATCGCCGATCCCCAGCAGATGGCGCGGATCGAACGGCGTGTCCGCCAGCGCGGTCAGCCAGGCGCGGGGCAGCACCGGCGGCAGCGCCAGCGTCCACAGCCACAGCACCAGCCCCGCCGCGAGCCCCGCCTTGGCCGCCAGCGCATCGCGCATCCGCCCGTCGACCGCGAGCAGCAGTAACGGCGCGATCTGCGCCATCGCGGCGAAGGCGATGTGGCCAATCACCGCCAGCCGCTGCTCGCCCGAAATCGAACGCGCCCACAGCAAGGCCAGGGCGATCACCAGCACGATCGACAGCCGCCTGACGTACAGCAGCAACCGACCCAGATTGGCCTCGCCCGACAGCCGCGGCGAGCGCAACAGGATCGGCGCGATCAGATCGTTCGACACCATCGTGGACAGCGCGATCGTCTCGACCACCACCATCGCGGTCGCCGCCGAAAACCCGCCGAGGAACGCGACCAACGCGAGCGCCTGCGAATCGATCGCCAGTGGCAGTTGCAGCACGAACAGATCAGGCGACGCGCCGGGGGGCAACAGTGCCAGCCCCGCCCAG
Coding sequences:
- a CDS encoding MFS transporter, with protein sequence MATTYDEVPPGKMSVKQNEKLVIAASSLGTVFEWYDFYLYGLLAAYITAQFFSGVNETTGFILALAAFAAGFAVRPFGALVFGRIGDLVGRKNTFLVTMGLMGLSTFAVGLLPSYASIGVAAPIILVALRLIQGLALGGEYGGAATYVAEHAPPGKRGLFTSWIQTTATMGLFAALLVVIGLRTAMGEEAFAAWGWRVPFLISIFLLAVSLWIRLQLAESPVFQKMKDEGATSKAPLTEAFGTWSNGKWVLIALFGAVAGQGVVWYTGQFYALFFLERTMKVDGASANIMIAIALALATPFFVFFGWLSDKIGRKPIILSGCALAAILYFPLFGALTDAANPALARATAAAPITVLAHENECSFQFDPVGKNKFDSTSCDIAKAYLAKNGLDYNNVEGPAGTVAQIRIGETVFTSPDPATVSGPERAAAITAFQNEVKAGLATAGYPAKADPAQIDRVTVVAILFALVFLVTMVYGPIAALLVELFPTRIRYTSMSLPYHIGNGWFGGFLPTVAFAMVAATGDITYGLWYPIVVASLTVVIGLIWLPETFKRSLND
- a CDS encoding DcaP family trimeric outer membrane transporter; the encoded protein is MLRYKSTLLAGAAVLSMSAGSANAQTAREVQLEERLRQLEEAVALLRSELQSARAAPATGAAVPMPQANVASAPPPPGTNVQVTRAAGSSQGDVAVASAPPADGFRVGNTTVKLNGFVRLNTIASRYSDGEVAVGGLGKEFYLPQQIPVGGGFASEDLLLSARQSRIVLSSSTPVGGVDIKTLVEFDFALATAPVGAQRATNPYVPTFRRGFIEYGNLLVGQEWSTFQNVGVLPESTDFVGPLEGTVFNRQALIRYTVPLSKSANLQLAIENPQSETALPGNAALVDTDDDRAPDLVARLNLKPAFGDFAIAAIARELRVDALGVGDSAFGWGVSGSGKVPIGANGSDIRFMATYGQGIGRYLGLGYVPDALYAGPGGQLEVIDNFAGFAAVKLGWTPTIRSTFTGSYQSAQYPDGLIVTGLANAKAYSGAANLFWTPAKGFDVGVEYRHGVRELLNGDTGALDRIEFAIKYGF
- the acs gene encoding acetate--CoA ligase; amino-acid sequence: MSQAIHRVPAEWAATAKIDAAGYAERYERSITDPDGFWRDEAKRLDWIEPFTRVKETSFAEADFGIKWFADGKLNVSANCLDRHLAERGDAIAILWEPDTPGEARRITYRELHAEVCRFANILKDNGVGRGDRVTLYMPMIPEAAMAMLACTRIGAIHSIVFGGFSADALAGRIQDCDSTLVITADEGLRSGKAIPLKANLDEALKRCSSVQKVVVVRRTGGAVTMQEGRDLWYHEALETASADCAPEAMGAEDPLFILYTSGSTGQPKGVLHTTGGYLVWASMTHDYVFDYRPGEVYWCAADVGWVTGHTYVVYGPLANGATTVMFEGVPNWPDPSRFWEVVDKFGVNIFYAAPTALRALMREGDDYVTRTDRSSLRLLGSVGEPINPEAWDWYHRVVGDGRCPIVDTWWQTETGGAMISPLPGATDLKPGSATKPLFGVQPQLVDTEGKVLDGATEGCLVITDSWPGQMRTVWGDHDRFFQTYFTTFPGKYFTGDGARRDADGDYWITGRIDDVINVSGHRMGTAEVESALVAHAKVAEAAVVGMPHPVKGQGIYAYVTLNANVPDSEELRKELSQWVRREIGPIATPDVIQFAPGLPKTRSGKIMRRILRKIAEGDIGSLGDTSTLADPAVVDNLIENRPMVPA
- a CDS encoding response regulator; its protein translation is MNRTILVADDHPLFRQALILAIERVAPEARIVEAGTLARAAELAATAEDLALVLLDLKMPGAEGFSGVALLHAERPGVPILVVSSAGGLAVAHEACRFGAVGFIGKDRPLEDIEAAIADALAGKAITGPADPEIDAVAEKVAGLTPMQLKVLLGVLHGRLNKQIAYDLSISEATVKAHMTAVLRKLDVQNRTQAVLAARALGLGITH
- a CDS encoding PAS-domain containing protein, whose protein sequence is MNPVVLTLVAFGFAVLLFAVAAWVEGRREALAQHRFRHVAYAMSLAVYCTSWTFFGAVGSAAAEGWSYLPIYLGPILVFALAPRFLRRLVAAVQAEGATTISDFIGSRFGKSRGVAALVTVTAALGVMPYIALQLRSVGIAFSTLSGGSVAVVMGVTAVVLAMFAMLFGTRRYEASGRNEGVVFATAFESLVKLAALAAVAVTATVLLLSAPRDAAAAGAAAIARNFSPAGAGVEVVLITLLSMAAILCLPRQFYVSVIEAHSPDDIVRARWPFVGYLLVMTAMVMPITWAGLALLPPGASPDLFVLQLPLAIDSQALALVAFLGGFSAATAMVVVETIALSTMVSNDLIAPILLRSPRLSGEANLGRLLLYVRRLSIVLVIALALLWARSISGEQRLAVIGHIAFAAMAQIAPLLLLAVDGRMRDALAAKAGLAAGLVLWLWTLALPPVLPRAWLTALADTPFDPRHLLGIGDAGPLVHGVAWSLGANLLLLALVAARKAPKRPRLFARAAVGQVEDMAALSAFVGRFVGEGRAAETLGPPQARPIAREDARRAERLVAGVVGAPSARALMASALAGERLGHEDVARMLDESGQSLQFSKGLLAATLEHIDPGVSVVDGEQRLVAWNTRYLELFGYPEGLVHVGAPVADLIRWNAIRGDCGPGEVEAHVARRLGHLQRGEVHSFERTRPDGRVLKTVGGPMPGGGYVMCFTDTTTEARARAELEARVTERTAELTRLNEQLALATRDKTRFLAAASHDLLQPLHAARLFSAALGRETGAHRLVERVDKSIAAAEQLLRALLDISKLDAGGIEPVPEAIDVRPLLSDVVEGFRPLAAEKGLRIALGAGTGTVATDPVLLRSILQNFVSNAIRYTDSGGVLVGARRRGGRIAIEVIDTGHGIPDDKRAAIFREFERLGTGGEGGIGLGLAIVERTARLLGAEVTLRSHVGRGSAFGVVLPRSQAQPVAATLRLPATIGERRHAILVVDDDPDILDAMRALLEADGHRVAIARDAASAAVALGEASLALVDFHLGDGPDGLATIAALRRLRPGLRAALVTADASAVTSAKAHGVGVTVLAKPLAAATLAGWIAEGEGARAAE